In Oncorhynchus keta strain PuntledgeMale-10-30-2019 chromosome 19, Oket_V2, whole genome shotgun sequence, a single genomic region encodes these proteins:
- the LOC127909601 gene encoding uncharacterized protein LOC127909601 has protein sequence MTPAVMAEVIKDVKSAVSVVVKSASASQTSQVTPIRRDSQTKVTESMPPLPPLPPLPPLPPLPPLPPLPPLPPLPSLPPLPPPPLPPLPPLPPLPPLPPPLPPLPPPPLPPLPPLPPLPPLPPLPPLPPLPPLPRLPPLPPLARLPPLPPLPPLPRLPPLPPLPPLPPLPPLPPLPPPPLPPLPPLPPLPPLPPLPPLPPLPPLPPLARLPPLPPLPPLPRLPPLPPLPPLPPLPRLPPLPPLARLPPLPPLPPLPPLPPLPPLPPLPPL, from the exons ATGACCCCTGCTGTAATGGCAGAAGTGATTAAAGATGTCAAGTCGGCCGTATCAGTGGTCGTTAAGAGTGCCTCCGCTAGCCAAACCTCTCAAGTGACACCGATAAGGCGAGACTCGCAGACCAAGGTGACTGAGAGCATG cctccactacctccactacctccactacctccactacctccactacctccactacctccactacctccactacctccactaccttcactacctccactacctccacccccactacctccactacctccactacctccactacctccactacctccac cactacctccactacctccacccccactacctccactacctccactacctcctctacctccactacctccactacctccactacctccactacctccactacctcgactacctccactacctccactagctcgattacctccactacctccactacctccactacctcgactacctccactacctccactacctccactacctccactacctccactacctccactacctccacccccactacctccactacctccactacctccactacctccactacctccactacctccactacctccactacctccactacctccactagctcgattacctccactacctccactacctccactacctcgactacctccactacctccactacctccactacctccactacctcgactacctccactacctccactagctcgattacctccactacctccactccctccactacctccactacctccactacctccactccctccactacctccacta